A region from the Gallus gallus isolate bGalGal1 chromosome 25, bGalGal1.mat.broiler.GRCg7b, whole genome shotgun sequence genome encodes:
- the MPZ gene encoding myelin protein P0 isoform MPZ precursor (isoform MPZ precursor is encoded by transcript variant 1): protein MALGAIGDGRLLLLLVGLLSASGPSPTLAIHVYTPREVYGTVGSHVTLSCSFWSSEWISEDISITWHFQAEGSRDSISIFHYAKGQPYIDDVGSFKERMEWVGNPRRKDGSIVIHNLDYTDNGTFTCDVKNPPDIVGKSSQVTLYVLEKVPTRYGVVLGSIIGGVLLLVALLVAVVYLLRFCWLRRQAVLQRRLSAMEKGKLQRSAKDASKRSRQPPVLYAMLDHSRSAKAAAEKKSKGAPGEARKDKK, encoded by the exons GGCCATCCCCCACGTTGGCCATCCACGTGTACACACCGCGGGAGGTGTACGGCACCGTGGGCTCCCACGTCACCCTCTCGTGCAGCTTCTGGTCCAGCGAGTGGATCTCGGAGGACATCTCCATCACGTGGCACTTCCAGGCCGAGGGCAGCCGTGACAGCATCTCC ATATTCCACTACGCCAAAGGCCAACCCTACATCGATGACGTGGGATCCTTCAAGGAACGCATGGAGTGGGTGGGGAACCCCCGGCGGAAGGACGGCTCCATCGTCATCCACAACCTGGACTACACCGACAACGGCACCTTCACGTGCGACGTCAAAAACCCCCCCGACATCGTGGGGAAATCCTCCCAGGTCACACTCTACGTCTTAGAGAAAG TGCCCACGCGTTACGGCGTCGTTTTGGGCTCCATCATCGGCGGCGTCCTCCTGCTGGTGGCTCTGCTGGTGGCTGTGGTTTACCTGCTGCGCTTCTGCTGGCTGCGCAGGCAGGCGGTGCTGCAGAGGCGGCTGAG CGCCATGGAGAAGGGGAAGCTGCAGAGGTCGGCCAAGGACGCGTCCAAGCGCAGCCGGCAG CCTCCCGTGCTTTACGCCATGCTGGATCACAGCCGCAGCGCCAAAGCGGCCGCcgagaagaaaagcaaaggagctCCGGGTGAAGCCCGCAAGGACAAGAAATAG
- the MPZ gene encoding myelin protein P0 isoform L-MPZ precursor (isoform L-MPZ precursor is encoded by transcript variant 1), giving the protein MALGAIGDGRLLLLLVGLLSASGPSPTLAIHVYTPREVYGTVGSHVTLSCSFWSSEWISEDISITWHFQAEGSRDSISIFHYAKGQPYIDDVGSFKERMEWVGNPRRKDGSIVIHNLDYTDNGTFTCDVKNPPDIVGKSSQVTLYVLEKVPTRYGVVLGSIIGGVLLLVALLVAVVYLLRFCWLRRQAVLQRRLSAMEKGKLQRSAKDASKRSRQPPVLYAMLDHSRSAKAAAEKKSKGAPGEARKDKKXRLEGREGAPTPPEDEESTAGPPKAPKVVMTIEMELRGETPTTARSPSRGSLAGALRSILRPNHAGR; this is encoded by the exons GGCCATCCCCCACGTTGGCCATCCACGTGTACACACCGCGGGAGGTGTACGGCACCGTGGGCTCCCACGTCACCCTCTCGTGCAGCTTCTGGTCCAGCGAGTGGATCTCGGAGGACATCTCCATCACGTGGCACTTCCAGGCCGAGGGCAGCCGTGACAGCATCTCC ATATTCCACTACGCCAAAGGCCAACCCTACATCGATGACGTGGGATCCTTCAAGGAACGCATGGAGTGGGTGGGGAACCCCCGGCGGAAGGACGGCTCCATCGTCATCCACAACCTGGACTACACCGACAACGGCACCTTCACGTGCGACGTCAAAAACCCCCCCGACATCGTGGGGAAATCCTCCCAGGTCACACTCTACGTCTTAGAGAAAG TGCCCACGCGTTACGGCGTCGTTTTGGGCTCCATCATCGGCGGCGTCCTCCTGCTGGTGGCTCTGCTGGTGGCTGTGGTTTACCTGCTGCGCTTCTGCTGGCTGCGCAGGCAGGCGGTGCTGCAGAGGCGGCTGAG CGCCATGGAGAAGGGGAAGCTGCAGAGGTCGGCCAAGGACGCGTCCAAGCGCAGCCGGCAG CCTCCCGTGCTTTACGCCATGCTGGATCACAGCCGCAGCGCCAAAGCGGCCGCcgagaagaaaagcaaaggagctCCGGGTGAAGCCCGCAAGGACAAGAAATAGCGGTTAGAAGGCAGGGAAGGTGCCCCGACCCCCCCCGAGGACGAGGAGAGCACCGCAGGACCCCCCAAAGCCCCGAAGGTGGTGATGACCATCGAGATGGAGCTGCGGGGGGAGACCCCCACAACCGCCCGCTCCCCGTCGCGGGGCAGCCTGGCGGGCGCCCTGCGGAGCATTCTGCGCCCCAACCACGCGGGGAGGTGA